One region of Triticum aestivum cultivar Chinese Spring chromosome 6B, IWGSC CS RefSeq v2.1, whole genome shotgun sequence genomic DNA includes:
- the LOC123133600 gene encoding uncharacterized protein, with protein sequence MATASLPRSPEAAPAALENDDLVSEILLRLPPQPSSLPRASRVCTRWRRLLSDPAFRRRFRIHHRRGTPPLLGLFGTSRGVVTFQPALDFPDRLPSGHFSLALNDPFTALGWRHGLALFYLPDSLQVVVWDPLAGARHRLGIPEGFVFDPSEDPVNGAVLRAAGDVDHFQVVLVTSDGKRPSLACVYSSETGLWGDFISAPLQSGTMVHWGEPSVLAGGCISWLISVTSILEFDLDSQTLDVILVPAGMLTGRSYQSTVMRAEDGGMGFLHVADFTAQLWRRETDCDGVGSWMLGGTVELDRLLPQVQITKPCVC encoded by the coding sequence ATGGCGACGGCCAGCCTCCCCCGCTCGCCGGAGGCGGCGCCTGCGGCGCTCGAGAACGACGACCTGgtctccgagatcctcctccgcctccccccgCAGCCGTCCTCCCTCCCGCGCGCCTCCCGCGTCTGCACGCGCTGGCGCCGCCTCCTCTCCGACCCCGCcttccgccgccgcttccgcattCACCACCGCCGCGGCACCCCTCCGCTCCTCGGCCTCTTCGGCACGAGCCGGGGCGTCGTCACCTTCCAGCCAGCCCTGGACTTCCCCGACCGCCTCCCCAGCGGCCACTTCTCCCTCGCGCTCAACGACCCCTTCACGGCCCTCGGATGGCGCCACGGCCTCGCGCTCTTCTACCTCCCGGACTCGCTCCAGGTCGTCGTCTGGGACCCCCTGGCCGGCGCCCGGCACCGCCTCGGCATTCCCGAGGGGTTCGTGTTCGACCCGTCGGAGGACCCGGTCAACGGGGCGGTGCTTCGCGCCGCCGGAGACGTCGACCACTTCCAGGTGGTCCTGGTAACCAGCGACGGGAAACGACCATCACTCGCCTGCGTTTACTCGTCGGAGACTGGGTTATGGGGTGATTTCATCTCCGCGCCGCTTCAATCCGGGACCATGGTCCATTGGGGCGAGCCCTCTGTGCTGGCTGGGGGTTGCATTTCCTGGTTGATTTCTGTGACGAGTATCCTCGAGTTTGATTTGGATAGCCAGACCCTAGATGTGATATTGGTGCCGGCGGGCATGCTTACCGGCAGGAGTTACCAGTCCACGGTTATGCGGGCAGAGGATGGTGGGATGGGTTTCCTCCACGTGGCAGACTTCACTGCCCAATTATGGAGGAGGGAGACAGACTGTGATGGTGTTGGTTCATGGATGCTTGGAGGAACTGTTGAATTGGACAGGTTACTTCCCCAGGTTCAGATAACGAAGCCCTGCGTATGTTAG